From Plasmodium malariae genome assembly, chromosome: 8:
AACGCAAAATAAATGGTGTTGTACAGCAGGCAGTAAAACATAACAAACGGATAAATAAGAAGCATACTGGAATATATGAAGTTTGCGTTAGTGGGGGATTTGtacaacataaaaaaaataaacatttaaaaatgtatgttaaaaagaaaacaaaaaaaaaaaaaggtaaccTTTTGGCCCCACAAGCATTGCAATGTTGATGAAAAAGCCTAGTCCTACTATCCTTTTCCATTGCTGTATTAGGACTTTTACACATTTGACAAGTAACATATtcagttatatattttcttaataatgCTTCAATATGTTTTGGTccatattttccttttaacaCTAACTGCCCTTCTCCTGCTATGGACCCTTCTGTTCCTAATTCTGccaaaacaaaatgaaatacaTGTTCTTCATTTCTATTCATAATTGTACaaatatctttaaaattaatcCATGCTACTTTTTTCGAACCGACTCTAACAACTTGTGGTGGTTTGATTGTATACTTTTTTGATATACATAAATCTATATTATGCTTATTAACTAAGACTTGTATCCTATTTAGTAATTCTTCGTAAGAGTATATTTCACCTCTTTCAAATACTTTACCTGTTCCATCTATTATAACTTCTTCTATTTGTTCTgttatctctttttttttttttttttttttttttttcaccgAAATCGAACAATTGTTGTGCTTCATCATTTACCTTGTCCAAATCTTCAAAAGCCGCGCTTGCATCTTCCACTTTTTCTTCCATATTTAAATGCTCTACGCGCGTGTATGTTTgcgtatgtgtgtgtatatctatttatatattttatttttattttatttttattttattttttatttttattttatttttatttttattttatttttttttgagtatATTATATCCAAAATTTGATATAAAATGCCCGTTCAGCCGTAATGTGAAAAAGGATGTTTATATctgtttaaattttttagcAAACAGCGAtctactatttttatatttatatgtggatatatgtttgtatatataagctatttacttattttaatatttcccACTTTTTTCAGTAATACATATTAGCaagtacgtacatatacatacatatattttttttttttggttttttttttttaattactgtatacttaatattttagttTCACATAGAaatgttcttatttttaattataacataGAGAAAACTCGAATAAACGCGAAAAATGatcataaatatgtatataaatatacattcatatactttatatatgttatataaatatacattcatatattttatatatgttatataaatatacaattcatatattttatatatgttatatttatatataatatatattcgtaaatgatgcatacgtatatataatatgtatatatgtatgtatgtttctttttaatttacaatGCGTTCATGCTTACTAATCTTGAACTTATGCAATGACTTAACTACAAATGGTAAtatggtatatatattctttttcaagtataaaaaaaaatattaaaaatgagcacaaaaatgaaatcaatgaatgaacaaaaaaaaagagatggataaaatgaaaaacggtatggaaatattatatatatatatatatataaatatgcatatttatatacataattgtgtacatgtataatattaaacataCGTACTTtcgtaaatacatacatagtacatatataaatacgtacatgtaaatatatatatatatatatatacacatataaatgaataaaacaaatgagTAGGGGCTTCCATAAGATGTGCGCAAAAAATCTAAACAGTTCCTTTTATGGGGTTTATTATTTCAATTCAGTCGTACCTTTAGAAAAACATtcaaaaaaacagaaaaaattttaaataatattactttatctacatattatataacgTTTGCAATAACGTATGCCCCTAGAATAAGaatcaataaaattttaaaaagttggTGTACATTCtaaattttaagtttttcttttgaaaaacgaacaattaaaaagttttaagGTGTTTTTAAATATGCTCTAGTGcatttcaaaataaatcaggaaggggaaaaaagaagaaaaaatattttgcgAATAATTTTGTGCATATATCAGAAAAtaacatacataatatatataaatatatatataaaatatatgcactGTATAATGCCcctcttttttcttattatatatacgagCATTCAGaatgattttattatattttttttt
This genomic window contains:
- the PmUG01_08026600 gene encoding eukaryotic translation initiation factor 2 subunit beta, putative; its protein translation is MEEKVEDASAAFEDLDKVNDEAQQLFDFGEKKKKEITEQIEEVIIDGTGKVFERGEIYSYEELLNRIQVLVNKHNIDLCISKKYTIKPPQVVRVGSKKVAWINFKDICTIMNRNEEHVFHFVLAELGTEGSIAGEGQLVLKGKYGPKHIEALLRKYITEYVTCQMCKSPNTAMEKDSRTRLFHQHCNACGAKRSVTTIKSGFHALGRGERRKAKHIN